ATGCTGATCCAACAAATCTGGCGCAGCCTCCATGTCGGAGTCCATAAATACGGTATAGGTTCCCCGGATATGGCTCAGCGTCAGGTTGCGCGTCGCTGATCGGCCCCGGTTTTCCAGATTCGGATGCGAAAAATACTGCAAGGGAAAGTGGAAATTCGCCAGCGAAAGCCATTCCAAGGTGCCGTCGGTGGAGCCGTCGACCGCCACGAGGACCTCAAAATCATTCCTCCCGATCCGATCCAATGCCGCGAGACAGTTTTTCAGCTCAGGCAGATTGTTGTAGGTGGGAATGACCAAACTGAACAGCATCGCGCAAAAATACATTTCGAGGGCATTGGAACGAATTTTTTTTCCAACGGGCGGATGGAAGCGGTTGTCATGGTCGAATTGCTTTGTCGGTTTTGGCCGTCTGATTCGCGGCATTTTGTTTGTTCCTATCGAAAAACCCCTAAATTTGGCTCCTCAATTGTTTGTGTTCAAATCCGGTATTCGCATGCCACAGATTACGATCGACGGGAAGGCATTTTCTTACGAAGGGCAGCCGATGTTGCTCCAGTTTGCCCTCGACCATGGTGTCGAGATTCCCTATTTCTGTTACCATCCAGCCATGAGCATCCCCACCAATTGCCGCATGTGCTTGGTGGATGTCGGTTTCCCCGCCACTGACCGTGCCACGGGGGCACTGAAATACGATGAAAGCGGTCAATTGATCGTGAATTGGGGCCGCAAACCCGCGACTGCCTGCAATACGCCGCTTTCGCCCAACATGGTGGTGAAAACAAGCGCAAGCAGCGCGACGGTCAAGGAATATCAGGAGGGCGTGTTGGAATACATGCTCATCAACCACCCCCTCGATTGCCCGATTTGCGACCAAGCCGGCGAATGTCCGCTCCAAATATGGACCTATAAATATGGTCCTGAAGGTTCGCGCTACGAATCTTCCAAGGTGCACAAACCCAAGCGCGTCGAACTCGGCCCCAACGTGGTCCTCGATGCCGAGCGTTGCATCAACTGCACACGCTGCGTGCGCTTCACCGAGGAAATCAGCAAGACCGCCCAGCTTTCCATCATCGGCAGAGGCGAGAAAAACTACCCGAGCACGGGTCCCGGCGAGATTTTCGACGATCCGTACTCCATGAACACGATCGATATCTGCCCTGTGGGTGCGCTCACGAGCAAGGATTTCAGGTTCAAGGCAAGGGTTTGGGAAATGGCCTACACGCCTGGTGTTTGCACCGGCTGCGCCAAAGGCTGCAACATCGACGTCTGGGTCCGTGACAACAAAGTCATGCGCCTCACCCCACGCGACAACGCCGAGGTTAATCAATATTGGATGTGCGACGCAGGTCGCCTCGACATCCAAAAATTCAACGAAAACCGCCTCTCCGGTGCGCGCACCAAGGGCGACGTGCCGGTCGACATCGACAAGGCCGTTGAAAAAGCTGCCGAATTGATCAAGAAATTCGAAGGAACCGTCCATTTCATCGGTTCCTCGCGGGCTTCGCTGGAAAGCAACTACGCTTTGAAGACGCTTGCCAAAAAGGTCAGCCCCAACCACAAGGTGTTTTACCTGACGCACGAGGAAAAAGGATGGGGCGACAGCCTCCTGCGCCGCGACGACCGCAGCCCCAATGCCAAAGGATGTGAACTGCTCGGCATGGAGCCGCTCCGTCTGAGCGATTTGCTCAAGCGCTTCCATGAAGGTGAATACAAATTCATCTACATGCTCGAAGACACCGAGGCCCTGAAGGCGATCGCACCTGCCAAGTTGGATGCAATGACGATCATCGCGCATGCCACGCACCACGTGCCCGGTATGGAAAAGCTCGATGTCGTATTGCCTGCCGCAATGGAAATTGAAGCCGAAAGCACCTACATCAACGAAGACGGCAAGGCCCAATACACCAAAATGGCCAAGCAGATCACGCAAATGACACCCGAAATGTGGATGCGCCTCCCCAAGAGCCGCCTCGACAAGGCTGCCGTTGCCGTGGACCGCTGGCGCACCGTCGAAAACATCAACGACGTGCTCCCGAGCTGGAAACTGCTTTCCAACCTGAGCCGCCCATTGGCCAAGGATCTGCAGCTGAAAGACCACAAAGACGTGGTCGCCAAGCTCAAAGGCGAATTGCCAGCCTTGAAAGATTTTGAGGTGAGCTACAAGATTCCGAAGGAAGCCTTCAAGGTCACACAGTTTGATTTTGCGATCAAATAAGAAATAGAAAAAGCGCCTCCGGGCGCTTTTTTTGTTGGGGGTCAGTGAAGGGCTGGGGAGTGAATTTGAGTTGTTGTAGGGATCTCGAGGATCCCAACCAAACCTGTCCCTGGCTTTACCCCTAACCGGCAACAATTTGATTTTGTACACATTACAAACAACTATGCTCACTGAACGACTTTCACGTGGGTCATTATCAATATGTTCATAGGATTTCGATCCCACCCAATCCTACTTACACCCACATCCCCGCCTCGAAAAATCCAGAATCGTCATCGGTGGTTTGGTCACATGCTTCGCCGCGCGGTGCGCGACGCGTTTGTGCACACGGTAGGGCGAACTGCAGGCACCAACGCCGGCGGCAATCAATAAAAACACGGATAGGATGAAAACAAACCTTCTCATGGATGACCTCCTCCCAAAGATGAAGACAAATCCGTAACGAAGGACCTCGCGCTGCAAACATATTCAGCGGGCGGATGTTTAGAAGCTGGAAGCGAATGTAAATCCGCTGTCGCGTGAATTGGATTCTTTGTTTTCTAATCCGCGGCGGGGGTCGTATTTTGCGTCTGGTTTCGATGGCCTATCCATCATGGTTTTTACTACAAGAAAAGAATTGACTTATGGCTTTTACACTTCCTGCATTGCCTTACGCGTATGACGCGCTTGAGCCGCACATCGACGCCCGCACGATGGAGATTCACCACTCCAAGCACCACGCGGCCTATACCAACAACCTCAATGCCGCCATCGAAGGCACCGACCTCGCTGGCAAAACCATTGAGGAAATTTTGGCGACTGCCTTGAGCGGCGCACCTGCCATCCGCAACAATGGTGGCGGATTCTGGAACCACAACCTCTTTTGGGAAGTCCTGAGCCCAACGGGCGGCGGCGAACCAACCGGCGCACTCGCAGCAGCGATTGCACGTGACTTCGGTTCATTCGCAGATTTCAAGACCAAATTCAATGCTGCTGCAGCAACACGTTTCGGCTCCGGCTGGGCTTGGTTGATCAAAGGCAAGGATGGTGCTTTGACCGTGACGAGCACCCCCAATCAGGACAATGCCCTGATGGAGCCCGGCACCGGTACGCCGATCCTCGGCTTGGATGTCTGGGAGCATGCCTATTACCTCCACTACCAAAACCGCCGTCCAGACTACATCAACGCATTCTGGAACGTCGTGAACTGGGAAAAAGTCGCTGCCTGGTACGGCAAGTAATCGATTCTCAAGAAAACATCAATGAAAATGGGGCTGCGGAATAACCACAGCCCCATTTCTATTTTGGTAGCGGATAAACTTAGTTGGCCTTCACGGCCTTTTGGCCGAGGGCGATGAACTCAGAGGCTGGCTTGCCACCCATCACACGGGATTTCACTTCGCCGTTGCCATCGAGGAACAGCAGCGTTGGATAAGCCATGACGCTGTAGCGGCGGCCCAAATCGGGTCCTTCGCCTTTTTCCATGTCCACTTTAATGTTCACAAAGTGGGCATTGTAATACTCGCCGACGGATTGATCTGTGAATACGTTGGCCGCCATGAAGCGACATGGTGCACACCATGATGTGTAGGCATCCATGAAGATGAGCTTGTTTTCACGCTTGGCCTTGGCTTGTGCCTCGGCAAATGTGCCGTGAAAAAACTGGATGCCCTGTGCATCGGCCTGCGCCTTGACGCCAGACGCGCCGGCGATCATAAACAGGGCCATCAGAATCAATGCAAATTTTGTAACGTTTTTCATATTCAATACCGAGTAGTGCTCAATCCTAAGTACAAATCTATATTACCAAATGCAAAATAGGTAACAGCTTTTCCACGAATTAGCGGAATCGCCTACAATTCATACGAAAGACAAAGAGCGATGTTGTAGGAGGTAAACTTTCAGCCTCCTGCAACACATCAATCAAATTGTATGCCAAATGCCATGGATTCCTGCAAACGGCGTTCAAGACCATTACAAATGTCCTATTCGTTTTAATCTCAATCCGCCATTCGCTAAATTTGGCGTTGGAAATCGTTTACATTTCGTTCAACAAAGCCGGGGTGGCATCTTTTCATGGAAAAATTTGAACAGTTCATCGCGGAGCAGTCGCAATTCCTCTCCGAATTCAACTACTTTCAGTTCGTTCTCAACTTCTTGGTGACTGCAGCCCTGGCCTTTCTCTTGGGTATGTTCTACACGAAATTCGGGAACGCAGTCAGCAACCGCCGGCGATTTTCAAGGAATTTCCTTCCGCTCGCGCTCACGACCATGCTCATCATTTTTGTTGTCAAGACCTCCATTGCGCTGTCGTTGGGTTTGGTGGGCGCCTTGAGCATCGTGCGTTTTCGCGCAGCCATCAAGGATCCGGAGGAACTGACCTACCTGTTTTTGACCATCGGCCTTGGCGTTGCAGCAGGTGCTGGCGAAATCTGGATCGCCATTTTTGCATTTCTGATCATTTTCGTGCTCCTGCTCACGCAGGCGATGCTGCGCAAGCGCGCGAGCTTTACCTCCGCCGACAACATGCACCTCAACCTGAGCACGAGCCACAAAGACCTCGCCGCGATTACCAAGATTCTCTCGGAAGTGTTTTCATTCGTCGAATTGAAACGCATCGACGACGACGGGAAGCAACTCGACTTGAGCTATGTCGTGGAGGCCAATTCGATTCAGCAAATCGACCAAGCCCGCCAAAAACTCTCGGCATTGGCCCCTGATATTGCCATTTCATTGGTCGAGCAACGCAACATTGCTGTATGAGGATTCAAAAACAGCAACGCGGCAGCAAGATTTGGTTGCGGAGGGGCCTGTTGGCATTTGCCGCAGTTTTGCTCCTTGCCGCAGCTTATTTTGGATGGAAGAAATTCAAGAACCGGTGGCGTGCGCAGGCGGTGATAGCCTGCGACATGGAAACTGTTGAAAAAGCTGCTGATGGCACTTTTTTTCTTGCGAATGGGGTCCGGCTCTTCAACGGTCAAACCCAAACCGAAGGCGTTGCACGATCAGGGACCCACAGTTGCCTGGTTTTTGACAAGCAGGAATTTGGCGCAACCTGGCAAAGTACAGACTTTCAACCTGGGGATGTCTTGGAGGCAAGCATCTGGCGCAAAAGCACCGAGCATGCCGGCTTTTTGATCGCAGACGGCTCCTGGGGATTTTACAAGGAGGCGACGCTGACCGGCAAACAAGACGGGGAATGGGAGGAACTGACCGTGCATGTGCGCGTGCCCACCTATGTGAAGGAAGGGACTTTCAAATTTTATGCCTGGAACCCCGGCGCCTCACCGGTCTATTTTGATGACCTCGCTGTGCGGCATGTGAAGGCGGGACAGGAATTCACCCCGGCGACCCTGAAACCGGAAGATGAAATTACGACGATCGACTTGGTGATTGGCGACAAGGGGATGAGTTCCTTGCAGCAGCAACGTGACGCGGCCATGAAGGCGGGTCTCCTCAGTGCCAAGGAAGAAGGTTGGGTCAAGGTGAAAATCCTCGAAGGCAAACAGGAATTCAAAGGAAAATTGCGATTGAAAGGCGACTGGACCGACCACCTCATGGGCGACAAATGGTCCTACCGCATTCAGCTCGACAAGGAGCAGGCTTGGCGCCGCATGACGACATTCTCTGTCCAGAATCCCAAGACCCGGTATTTTCTCAGCGAATGGATTTTTCATCGGTGGCTGGACAAGGAAGACATCCTTACCCCGCGTTACGGCTTCATCCGGCTCAAAGTCAATGGCGTTTCCAAAGGCCTCTATGCCTATGAGGAGCATTTTGAGAAGCAGATCGTCGAATACAACAGCCGCCGGGAGGGGCCGATCCTGAAGTTTGATGAGGAGGGGCTATGGGAAGCGCAAGGGATCTCCATCGACAACGAAGTGGATGACTTCGAAACAAAAATCCCGGCCTATAAATCCTCCAATTCGATCCCATTTGGAATGAAGGCGGCCTTGAAAGACAGCGCCGTGTTGCGGCAGGTCGAAATTGCCTTGAAACTGGTCGAGCAATACAAAACCGCCCAAAAGACGGTCTGGGAAACATTCGATGCCGCCAAAGTCGCCCGCTATTTTGCGGTCACCGATATGATGAATGCGCAGCACGGCCTCATCTGGCACAACCAACGATGGTACTACAATCCCGTGATTTCAAAACTGGAACCCATTGGTTTCGACGGATTTACAGACGTGGGGCCCCTTTTGTGGATTGACAAGCCCTTCATCGGATTTTCCAGAAACATCCGCTACATGTCGGCCGGCTACCGCGAAATGATGTTTGAGCGCTTTTTTCACGATCCGAAATTCTTGGAACTCTACATAGGAACCTTGTTCAAATTCACTGATCCGGCCTACATCAATGCCTTTTACAACGAAATAGAGCCGCAGATCGCCTACTACGAAGGGGTGTTGCAAGAAGAATGGCCCGATTACCAATTTGACCGAAAGGCATTTTTTGACCGGGCAAAATCCTTGCGTTTGCTGCTGCAGCCCCTTGCAGAAAACTTCTGTCAAGGCATTTCTGCAAGGCAAGACCGACAGGGGCTACCATTACCGCGTGTACAATTTTCATTGCCTGCCGGTCATTTTGACAGGGGTCGGGAAAAAGCAAGACAAATCGGATGCGCCTTTCTCCGAAGAAAAATTGCTCGATGCCTACAACAATGAATACCCAGCCGAATACCTCGATGTCTACAGCGCAGCAGAAGGCAAATGGGTGTTTTTCAAGGTTCCCGGGATCGACAGTATGTTCACGGCAGAGGTGATGCCTTGGGAGGAACCCAGCGGACTCACGCCCGAGCAATCCTTGTTCAAGGACCTCAAAATCACCAGCAATGCCATTTACCAGGTCAATGACAGCACCAAACGCGTGACGTTCAAGTCGGGCAAATACAAAACAAGCCAAGACTTGTTGTTCCCGCCCGGCTATCAAATCTGGTTTGAAAAAGGCGTCGAATTGGACCTGACCAACAAGGCCAAATTCATTTCGAAGTCGCAGGTGCTCATGTTTGGAACGCAGGAGGAGCCGATCTTGGTCACGAGCAGCGACCATTCCGCCAATGGCTTCACGGTCTTGCAAGCACCCACAAAGTCGGAGTTTCACTACGTGGCATTCGACAATCTGAATACACTGCATTACAACGGATGGAACCTCACCGGCGCCGTGACCTTGTATGAATCGGAATGCTATTTTGACCATGCCCGCTTCGTCAACAACCATTGTGAGGATGCCCTCAACACCATTCGCTGCGTCTTTACCTACAACGACTCCTACATCGGCTACACATTTGGCGATGGATTCGACTCCGATTTTTGCACCGGGACCTTGACCAATGCCATGTTCTCGCATACCGGCAATGACGGGATGGACTTCTCAGGCAGCAAGATTACTGTGGTCAGCGCAACGATTGAAAATGCAGGCGACAAGGGCATCAGCATGGGGGAGGAGTGTACCGCAACCATCCTCAACGCCACGGTCCGCAATTCGGTCATCGGCATTGCAGCCAAGGACCTTACGCAGGTGACCATCGAAAACATCGAGCTTTACAACAATGAGCAAGGATTCGCGGCCTACCAGAAAAAGCCGGAATATGGTCCCGGGACGTTCATCGTCAAGAAGTACAAAGCCGAGGGCAACAAGCAATTGCATGTATTGCAACAAGGGTCCAAACTGATTCTCGAAGGCAAAACGATCGAAGGCAAATTCTGATGCGTTACGAACGGAAATACCGCGTCGAGGACCTGAGTTTACCTGAGCTCCTTCAAATTGTGCGGGATCATCCGATGTCCTTCAGGCGGTTACATCCCGACCGGCAGGTCAACAACATCTATTTTGACACCGACGAATTGCATTTCTTCCAGGAAAATCTCGCAGGCGTCGGTCAAAGGCAAAAACTGCGATTGCGGTGGTATGGAGACGATCATTTGTTTGCCCATGACCCCGTTTTGGAGATGAAATGCAAGGACAATTTGCTCGGACAGAAGTTTGTGGTCGATGCTGACGACTTTGAAGTTGCTGACCGTTTGCAGCTGATGCAGGTTGCCAAAACAGGTATCGATAACATGTGGCAAATGGACATTGCGCAGCAGGTTGCGCCGACTTTGAAAGCCCTTCGCCTTTCGCCGAGTCTGCTCAACACGTACCAACGCAGCTACTACGCCACTTACAACGGCAAATTCCGCCTGACCATCGACCGCGCCATCCACAGTTATGCTTTTAATGCCCGCAACGAACCCAACCGTCTTCCGGTCAAGGATGAGGCCATCGTCGTCGAAATCAAATACGAATCCGAACACGAAGCCGAGTTCCAGCATGTCGGGCAGCGCTTGCCGATGCGCGTCGGGAAAAATTCAAAGTATGTGATCGGCATGTTGCAAGTGGGCAATGTCTAGGAGGTTGCGTAAATTACCACGATGCAAAAATTGTCGAATTGGAGCTTGAAAGGTCGGTCCTGCCATGGCAGGTGGGGGCCCTCGGCTGTTCATTCGACACAAGGTTACCTAATTCCTTCCCATGGCTGACCAACGTCGACGGGCCTATTGGGTGTGGTTATTGGGTGGAATTGTTGCCGCCCTCGTGCTATGGTGGTATTGGCCGCAAGACCGACAATTCAGCTCCTCCGACGATCGCTATGGCTTCCCCGCCATGCAAACCGTCGAACTCAAGGTGGGCAAGAAGCAAATGGCAAGGCTGCACGTGCGACGTGACCATGCGCTGGAATTGGGGATTTTGCAGGAAGACGACAGCAGCTGGGTCAAGGCCGAGCTGATCGAAGGCGAGCGCAATTGGCCGGTGCGCATCCGGCTCAAAGGCGACTGGGTCGATCACTTGGAAGGCGACAAATGGTCATTCCGCGTCGAATTGAAAGGCGAAGGTGCGTGGCGGCGAATGACCGAATTTTCCCTCCAAAGTCCGGAGCGCAGAGGTAACCTCAACGAATGGCTGTTTCACCAAGTGCTCGCGCGCGAGAATGTCCTTTGTCCGCGGTATGATTTCATCTACCTCGTCCTCAACGGCGAAGATTGGGGAACCTATGCCGTCGAGGAACACTTCGCCAAGGAATTGCTGGAAAGCCAGGGCCACCGCGAAGGTCCGATTTTGCGATTTGACGAGTCGGGCATGTGGGATGCCCGCGTAGCGGCCTTGCGGGACAGCGCCTTCCCCTACATGCAAATTCCCTTCCAAGAGGCGGCCACCGTCAAACCCTTCAAACAAAAACGAACGCTTGCCGACACCACGCTCAGCCAGGAATTCCGCATCGCCAATCAGCTCATGCAGCAGTACCGTGACGGTTCCGCTGCCCCCAGCGAATTGTTTGACTTGAGTCTCGTTGCCAAACAATACGCCCTCGTCGATCTATTTCAGGCCTACCATAGCCTGATTTGGCACAACCGGAGATTCTATTACAATCCCGTGACCAGCAAGCTCGAACCGGTTGTCTTCGATGCATTTACGGGAGAGGAGAATGACAGCTATATCCAAGGCCCGATTTGGGGCTACAAAACCGATGGCTTCCATCCGATGGGTGATTACCACGATGTCACCGGGGATCTTTTCTTTCGGGACGAAGGGTTTGTCCAGGCTTACTATGCGGCCTTGGACCGATACAGCAAAGCTGGATTCTTGGACAGCATTCTGCTAAGCCTGCAGCCACGCATCGCCGAGCGCGAAAAGTTTATTGAAATGGATGCCTCCGGCTACCGCTTGAAAACACAACCTTGGAAGGACAATGCGCTTAAAATTCAAGCTTTGTTCGCAGCAGCTGCCGACGCCAAAAATTTGATGATTGCCACCGAAGAAATTCCTGAGGTAGGCGTTTGCCAATCAGTGCGAAATCTAGGTCCGCTTCACCTCCAAGTTTGGGTCAAAGGGCGATTCGAAGAAACGGTTCAAATGCTGCCGCCTGCTGTGCCGGGAAATGAGAATTGTATCGCCTTATTCAAAACCGCAAATCCGTCGGAAATCCGGTGCCGGGTACCCAGCCTCAGCCCTCCATCTCCTGAAACCGAACGGTAAATTCGGTAAAGATCCCTTGCTTGCTTTCGACCATGACGCGGCCGCCGATTTCACGCAGCGCGCGTTGCACCAAGTACAAGCCGAGGCCATGGCCCTTTGATTTTTCCGATCCCCTGAAAAACAGGTCATAGATTTTGTCCCGGATTTCATTGGGGATGCCGACCCCTTCGTCCCGGATGCGAATCAAAATCCCTTCGTCTTCTTTTTGCAGCAGGATGTCGATTTTGGGCGAATCATTGCTGGCATCACGCCGGAAGACACAGGCATTCTCCAGCAGATTCTCCAAAATCACACGGATCAAATTTTTGTCGACCATCACCGGCCGTTTCAAATGGTCTTCCAGTCGGATGTCGGGAAATTTCACGCCCGGGATTTCCTTGAGTTGCGGCCGGATATCCAAAATCAGCTCCTCCAGATTCACCGGACGGATGTCGCGAAATCCATGTTTCAATTCGTGGACCACGACAATCTTCTTGAGAATCTTGTCCATGTACACCGAAACCGCTTCGATCAGGTCGATCGACTGCACCAAATCTTTGATTTGACCAGAGCTTTTGGCCATCATCACCAAACCTTTGAGGCGCGCAACCGGCCCGAGCAAGTCGTTGGCACTGTGATAGACAAATTCGCCGAGGGCTTCATTTTCCGCGATCAAGCTCTCCACCGCGTCTTGCAACGTCTCCGTGCGTTCGGCCACCACGGCATCATAATCGATATTGCTCGCCTGCAAGCGGGTACTCACGCGGGCGAGCTCCTGTTTGCTTTCGCCCAGTTCCTCGTCCTTTTCTTCCAGCAATTGTCGCACCTGTGCAGCATTTCTCCGCGAACGCAACAGGAAAAACAATCCGCCAGCCAGACTCAACACCAAAGCAGCAAGGCAAATCCAGAGCAACATCCTTGTTTGGCGCAAATCCTTCGAAGCAGATTTAGCATCCGCAACTGCTTGCTGCGTTTCCTGACGGTTCCCGAAATCTGCCTCATCGTCCAGCCTGACCTGCAACGCCAAACTTTGATTGCGTTCCTTTTGCCGTTGCAGGCTGTCACGCGCCACCGTGGCCCGCTGAAAATGATCGAGTGCCCGGCGCCAGTCTCCCTGGGTTTCGTAGGCCTTGGACAGCAATTGATTGACCGTCGACAGCGGTTTGTAGAGTTTCAGGCTGTCGGCAATCGCAATCGCGGAGTCCCCGTGGCGCATCGCCCGACCATAGTCACTGCGAATCAATGCCGCTTGCACAATTCCTATGCGTGCATCCAACGCCGGTCCGGCCTCGGGACGGTTGCGCAGCAAAGCCAAGGCATCATAGCAACGCCGTTGCGCCGAATCCGGCAGTCCAAGCTTGATTTCCGCTTCTGCGATTTTGATCAACGCCAAGCCAGCACGGTACACCGCGCGGTCTTCCTTGGCCAAGGTGTAGGCACGGTTCAGGATTTGCAGCCCTTTTTCCGGTTTGCCCGAGCGCGTCGTCGCCGTGCCTTCGCCCGTGAGGGTGACAAGTTGGCCATTTCGGTCTCCCGAAGCTTTCCAAGCATCAAAGGCCGCGCGGTGTTGCGTCGCCGCCGAATCGTTCCGGCCCTGC
Above is a window of Bacteroidota bacterium DNA encoding:
- a CDS encoding CotH kinase family protein, whose amino-acid sequence is MRIQKQQRGSKIWLRRGLLAFAAVLLLAAAYFGWKKFKNRWRAQAVIACDMETVEKAADGTFFLANGVRLFNGQTQTEGVARSGTHSCLVFDKQEFGATWQSTDFQPGDVLEASIWRKSTEHAGFLIADGSWGFYKEATLTGKQDGEWEELTVHVRVPTYVKEGTFKFYAWNPGASPVYFDDLAVRHVKAGQEFTPATLKPEDEITTIDLVIGDKGMSSLQQQRDAAMKAGLLSAKEEGWVKVKILEGKQEFKGKLRLKGDWTDHLMGDKWSYRIQLDKEQAWRRMTTFSVQNPKTRYFLSEWIFHRWLDKEDILTPRYGFIRLKVNGVSKGLYAYEEHFEKQIVEYNSRREGPILKFDEEGLWEAQGISIDNEVDDFETKIPAYKSSNSIPFGMKAALKDSAVLRQVEIALKLVEQYKTAQKTVWETFDAAKVARYFAVTDMMNAQHGLIWHNQRWYYNPVISKLEPIGFDGFTDVGPLLWIDKPFIGFSRNIRYMSAGYREMMFERFFHDPKFLELYIGTLFKFTDPAYINAFYNEIEPQIAYYEGVLQEEWPDYQFDRKAFFDRAKSLRLLLQPLAENFCQGISARQDRQGLPLPRVQFSLPAGHFDRGREKARQIGCAFLRRKIARCLQQ
- a CDS encoding DUF255 domain-containing protein produces the protein MALFMIAGASGVKAQADAQGIQFFHGTFAEAQAKAKRENKLIFMDAYTSWCAPCRFMAANVFTDQSVGEYYNAHFVNIKVDMEKGEGPDLGRRYSVMAYPTLLFLDGNGEVKSRVMGGKPASEFIALGQKAVKAN
- a CDS encoding 2Fe-2S iron-sulfur cluster binding domain-containing protein; protein product: MPQITIDGKAFSYEGQPMLLQFALDHGVEIPYFCYHPAMSIPTNCRMCLVDVGFPATDRATGALKYDESGQLIVNWGRKPATACNTPLSPNMVVKTSASSATVKEYQEGVLEYMLINHPLDCPICDQAGECPLQIWTYKYGPEGSRYESSKVHKPKRVELGPNVVLDAERCINCTRCVRFTEEISKTAQLSIIGRGEKNYPSTGPGEIFDDPYSMNTIDICPVGALTSKDFRFKARVWEMAYTPGVCTGCAKGCNIDVWVRDNKVMRLTPRDNAEVNQYWMCDAGRLDIQKFNENRLSGARTKGDVPVDIDKAVEKAAELIKKFEGTVHFIGSSRASLESNYALKTLAKKVSPNHKVFYLTHEEKGWGDSLLRRDDRSPNAKGCELLGMEPLRLSDLLKRFHEGEYKFIYMLEDTEALKAIAPAKLDAMTIIAHATHHVPGMEKLDVVLPAAMEIEAESTYINEDGKAQYTKMAKQITQMTPEMWMRLPKSRLDKAAVAVDRWRTVENINDVLPSWKLLSNLSRPLAKDLQLKDHKDVVAKLKGELPALKDFEVSYKIPKEAFKVTQFDFAIK
- a CDS encoding superoxide dismutase, with the protein product MAFTLPALPYAYDALEPHIDARTMEIHHSKHHAAYTNNLNAAIEGTDLAGKTIEEILATALSGAPAIRNNGGGFWNHNLFWEVLSPTGGGEPTGALAAAIARDFGSFADFKTKFNAAAATRFGSGWAWLIKGKDGALTVTSTPNQDNALMEPGTGTPILGLDVWEHAYYLHYQNRRPDYINAFWNVVNWEKVAAWYGK
- a CDS encoding DUF4956 domain-containing protein, with the protein product MEKFEQFIAEQSQFLSEFNYFQFVLNFLVTAALAFLLGMFYTKFGNAVSNRRRFSRNFLPLALTTMLIIFVVKTSIALSLGLVGALSIVRFRAAIKDPEELTYLFLTIGLGVAAGAGEIWIAIFAFLIIFVLLLTQAMLRKRASFTSADNMHLNLSTSHKDLAAITKILSEVFSFVELKRIDDDGKQLDLSYVVEANSIQQIDQARQKLSALAPDIAISLVEQRNIAV
- a CDS encoding VTC domain-containing protein, with amino-acid sequence MRYERKYRVEDLSLPELLQIVRDHPMSFRRLHPDRQVNNIYFDTDELHFFQENLAGVGQRQKLRLRWYGDDHLFAHDPVLEMKCKDNLLGQKFVVDADDFEVADRLQLMQVAKTGIDNMWQMDIAQQVAPTLKALRLSPSLLNTYQRSYYATYNGKFRLTIDRAIHSYAFNARNEPNRLPVKDEAIVVEIKYESEHEAEFQHVGQRLPMRVGKNSKYVIGMLQVGNV
- a CDS encoding CotH kinase family protein, with protein sequence MADQRRRAYWVWLLGGIVAALVLWWYWPQDRQFSSSDDRYGFPAMQTVELKVGKKQMARLHVRRDHALELGILQEDDSSWVKAELIEGERNWPVRIRLKGDWVDHLEGDKWSFRVELKGEGAWRRMTEFSLQSPERRGNLNEWLFHQVLARENVLCPRYDFIYLVLNGEDWGTYAVEEHFAKELLESQGHREGPILRFDESGMWDARVAALRDSAFPYMQIPFQEAATVKPFKQKRTLADTTLSQEFRIANQLMQQYRDGSAAPSELFDLSLVAKQYALVDLFQAYHSLIWHNRRFYYNPVTSKLEPVVFDAFTGEENDSYIQGPIWGYKTDGFHPMGDYHDVTGDLFFRDEGFVQAYYAALDRYSKAGFLDSILLSLQPRIAEREKFIEMDASGYRLKTQPWKDNALKIQALFAAAADAKNLMIATEEIPEVGVCQSVRNLGPLHLQVWVKGRFEETVQMLPPAVPGNENCIALFKTANPSEIRCRVPSLSPPSPETER
- a CDS encoding right-handed parallel beta-helix repeat-containing protein, yielding MLDAYNNEYPAEYLDVYSAAEGKWVFFKVPGIDSMFTAEVMPWEEPSGLTPEQSLFKDLKITSNAIYQVNDSTKRVTFKSGKYKTSQDLLFPPGYQIWFEKGVELDLTNKAKFISKSQVLMFGTQEEPILVTSSDHSANGFTVLQAPTKSEFHYVAFDNLNTLHYNGWNLTGAVTLYESECYFDHARFVNNHCEDALNTIRCVFTYNDSYIGYTFGDGFDSDFCTGTLTNAMFSHTGNDGMDFSGSKITVVSATIENAGDKGISMGEECTATILNATVRNSVIGIAAKDLTQVTIENIELYNNEQGFAAYQKKPEYGPGTFIVKKYKAEGNKQLHVLQQGSKLILEGKTIEGKF
- a CDS encoding HAMP domain-containing histidine kinase is translated as MKTGNHVMRGFGLKWLGMLFLTCGCLLNLRAQRLDQDIESLAVLPQDSSRVLALCRISEATLRDYPDSAMGIASQAMSLSRKIGYAHGQAKARLLQTRAFVAQGELDDADASLEICQSEFGQANDLHGLAECALVEAEMDIARHGWNNALAACHRADSLLAGDSLAWWAPDHLRGKLFQELGSLDQAGKYFEAAIRAASAAGDVRGRAIAGEALGNVLLAQGRNDSAATQHRAAFDAWKASGDRNGQLVTLTGEGTATTRSGKPEKGLQILNRAYTLAKEDRAVYRAGLALIKIAEAEIKLGLPDSAQRRCYDALALLRNRPEAGPALDARIGIVQAALIRSDYGRAMRHGDSAIAIADSLKLYKPLSTVNQLLSKAYETQGDWRRALDHFQRATVARDSLQRQKERNQSLALQVRLDDEADFGNRQETQQAVADAKSASKDLRQTRMLLWICLAALVLSLAGGLFFLLRSRRNAAQVRQLLEEKDEELGESKQELARVSTRLQASNIDYDAVVAERTETLQDAVESLIAENEALGEFVYHSANDLLGPVARLKGLVMMAKSSGQIKDLVQSIDLIEAVSVYMDKILKKIVVVHELKHGFRDIRPVNLEELILDIRPQLKEIPGVKFPDIRLEDHLKRPVMVDKNLIRVILENLLENACVFRRDASNDSPKIDILLQKEDEGILIRIRDEGVGIPNEIRDKIYDLFFRGSEKSKGHGLGLYLVQRALREIGGRVMVESKQGIFTEFTVRFQEMEG